One genomic segment of Synechocystis sp. LKSZ1 includes these proteins:
- a CDS encoding phosphatase PAP2 family protein produces the protein MPPVSQPLPWRKAVGKFPLILCVAIVVLIATVGPQFHGDREIAFDIAFLKWLHQIIPDSFAPFFRLTYKGTGIALTAVLVALSLGILLWKRRWLEAQYLAMGTLGILIIVDQILKPLFNRRRPLESLVEVDGRSFPSGHATGNVVFYFYIATLLATHFPQYRRYIFLGATVWVGLIGLSSMYCRVHWASDIMAGYAVGYVWLTVTLACLKRADPDTYYYGYYGKPVPRTQKPSLELPPTEH, from the coding sequence ATGCCTCCTGTCTCTCAACCTCTCCCCTGGCGTAAAGCAGTGGGTAAGTTTCCTCTAATTCTTTGTGTAGCTATTGTGGTTCTAATCGCAACGGTAGGGCCCCAATTCCACGGTGATCGAGAAATAGCCTTCGATATTGCCTTTTTAAAATGGCTTCATCAAATCATTCCGGATAGCTTTGCCCCCTTTTTTCGTTTGACCTATAAAGGAACCGGCATTGCCTTAACCGCAGTGCTAGTGGCCCTGAGCCTTGGTATCTTGCTCTGGAAGCGTCGTTGGCTTGAAGCCCAGTATTTGGCAATGGGCACCCTCGGCATTTTGATTATTGTCGATCAGATCCTCAAACCGCTTTTTAACCGTCGTCGTCCCTTGGAAAGCCTAGTAGAAGTGGATGGCCGCAGTTTTCCCAGTGGCCATGCCACCGGTAACGTAGTCTTTTACTTTTACATCGCTACCTTACTCGCCACCCATTTTCCCCAATACCGTCGCTATATCTTTCTTGGGGCTACAGTTTGGGTCGGGTTGATTGGCCTCAGTAGTATGTACTGTCGAGTCCATTGGGCCAGCGATATTATGGCAGGCTATGCGGTGGGTTATGTCTGGTTGACAGTGACCTTAGCCTGTTTGAAGCGGGCTGATCCAGATACCTACTATTACGGCTACTACGGCAAGCCGGTTCCCCGGACCCAGAAGCCGTCCCTAGAACTGCCTCCAACTGAGCATTAA
- a CDS encoding potassium channel family protein: MLKFGVSPVNTRRYRQLLWSILLLFFSISFFDLWFLDTFVLIPLFSFTTILAVRTFPLSNFFRHCLQILGLLALVLGMVGDLNHEHPFNQACALGSLVLFICFLGAAVIFLSLHLIHVNHVNADVVIGGVSVYLLIGIVWTLLYQVVFQFSPDAFLDLEALPTDPRFSLLYFSFTTLTTLGYGDITPTSSVSMGLTNMEAIIGQLYPAVFIARLVSLYSLEDKTDS; this comes from the coding sequence GTGCTGAAATTTGGTGTTTCCCCCGTCAATACTCGCCGCTATCGTCAACTACTTTGGTCGATCCTCTTACTGTTCTTTTCCATTTCTTTTTTTGACCTCTGGTTTCTCGACACCTTTGTCTTAATTCCCCTGTTTAGCTTCACTACTATCCTGGCGGTGAGAACCTTCCCCCTCTCTAATTTTTTCAGGCATTGTTTACAAATTCTGGGTCTCTTGGCCTTAGTTCTGGGCATGGTTGGTGATTTGAATCATGAGCACCCGTTTAACCAGGCCTGTGCCCTAGGAAGTCTTGTTCTATTCATCTGTTTCCTCGGAGCGGCGGTGATTTTTCTTTCGCTTCACTTAATCCATGTCAATCACGTTAACGCAGATGTCGTTATTGGTGGCGTCTCCGTCTATCTGCTGATAGGAATTGTTTGGACTTTACTTTACCAAGTTGTTTTTCAGTTTTCTCCTGATGCTTTTTTGGATCTAGAGGCCCTGCCGACGGATCCCCGTTTTAGTCTGCTCTACTTCAGTTTTACAACCCTAACCACCCTTGGCTACGGCGATATCACTCCCACCAGCTCAGTCTCCATGGGATTAACGAATATGGAAGCGATTATCGGCCAACTTTATCCAGCCGTGTTTATTGCTCGCCTGGTCAGTCTCTACTCCCTAGAAGATAAGACTGACAGCTAA
- the trmB gene encoding tRNA (guanosine(46)-N7)-methyltransferase TrmB, protein MARVRVRQHVNPLSQKYRTPIACPDWSMIYADGGRPLHLDIGCARGKFLLNLAQAQTDWNFLGVEIREPLVLEANEQVVHLGRNNVHFLFGNINIAPLLFLQALAPNLRRVSIQFPDPWFKQRHSKRRVMQPELVVALAQVLPLGGQVFIQSDVLAMAEAMGARLAEQPCFQRTHHDPWLAENPFSVPTEREIACAKLGRPVYRLLFEKSDSIT, encoded by the coding sequence TTGGCCCGAGTCCGCGTCCGTCAACACGTTAATCCCCTCAGTCAAAAATATCGTACTCCCATTGCTTGTCCCGACTGGTCAATGATTTATGCTGATGGGGGCCGGCCCTTGCACTTGGATATTGGCTGTGCCCGAGGCAAGTTTTTACTAAACCTGGCCCAAGCGCAAACCGATTGGAATTTTCTGGGAGTGGAAATCCGAGAGCCTTTAGTCCTTGAAGCGAATGAACAGGTCGTACACCTCGGGCGAAACAATGTCCATTTTCTTTTTGGCAATATTAATATCGCGCCCCTTCTATTTTTACAGGCCCTAGCACCGAACCTCAGGCGCGTTTCCATTCAATTTCCCGACCCCTGGTTTAAACAACGCCACAGTAAACGCCGAGTCATGCAACCAGAACTGGTGGTGGCCCTAGCCCAGGTACTTCCCCTCGGCGGCCAGGTGTTTATCCAGTCTGATGTGCTGGCCATGGCCGAAGCAATGGGGGCCCGCCTAGCTGAACAGCCCTGTTTCCAGCGAACCCATCATGACCCTTGGTTAGCGGAGAATCCTTTTTCTGTGCCGACGGAACGAGAAATCGCTTGTGCCAAGCTTGGCCGGCCGGTTTACCGTTTACTCTTTGAGAAATCAGACTCGATAACTTGA
- the plsX gene encoding phosphate acyltransferase PlsX — MAGTRARIALDAMGGDHAPDEIIAGAVRAGAELDVEILLVGDRAQIEAYLEQHPSTPQNLTIVDAEGVVSMEEEPLTALRRKPKASINVAMNLVKENQADAVVSAGHSGAAMASALLRLGRLKGIDRPAIGTVFPTMLANKSVIVLDVGANVDCKPKYLEQFALMGTIYSKYVLGTENPKVGLLNIGEEPTKGNDLALQTYQRLAANSEIPFVGNAEGRDILSGNFDVIVCDGFVGNVVLKFAEAVGEIILSIFKEELPQGWRGAVGTALLKPNLKRIKQRIDHAEHGGALLFGVDGICIISHGSSRAPSIFNAIRLAKEAYDNRVSERIHAWTAGLTETETVPSLEA; from the coding sequence ATGGCAGGAACGCGCGCAAGAATTGCATTAGATGCGATGGGGGGAGACCATGCTCCCGATGAAATTATTGCCGGGGCGGTTCGCGCTGGCGCGGAGCTAGATGTTGAGATCCTCTTGGTGGGTGACCGAGCCCAGATTGAAGCTTATCTAGAGCAGCACCCCAGTACCCCGCAAAATTTGACCATTGTGGATGCGGAGGGGGTTGTCTCCATGGAAGAAGAACCGCTGACTGCTCTACGTCGCAAGCCCAAGGCCTCGATCAATGTGGCGATGAATCTCGTTAAGGAAAACCAAGCGGACGCGGTTGTCTCCGCCGGTCACTCTGGGGCCGCCATGGCCTCAGCCTTGTTACGACTAGGACGGCTCAAGGGGATAGACCGCCCAGCCATTGGTACCGTTTTTCCGACAATGTTGGCTAATAAGTCGGTGATTGTCCTGGATGTCGGGGCCAACGTAGATTGTAAGCCCAAATATTTAGAACAATTTGCCCTAATGGGCACCATCTACAGCAAGTATGTTCTGGGTACAGAAAATCCCAAGGTGGGCCTGCTTAATATTGGGGAAGAACCCACTAAGGGTAACGACCTAGCCCTGCAAACCTACCAGCGTCTAGCGGCTAACTCAGAAATTCCCTTTGTGGGCAATGCGGAAGGACGAGATATTCTTTCTGGCAACTTTGATGTGATTGTCTGTGATGGTTTTGTCGGCAATGTGGTGCTCAAGTTTGCCGAGGCTGTCGGAGAAATTATCCTCAGCATTTTTAAAGAAGAATTGCCCCAAGGGTGGCGGGGAGCTGTGGGGACGGCCCTGCTGAAACCCAATTTAAAACGCATTAAACAGCGGATCGACCATGCAGAACATGGGGGAGCCCTGTTATTCGGGGTTGACGGCATCTGTATTATCAGCCACGGTAGTTCTCGTGCCCCTTCTATCTTTAATGCTATTCGCCTGGCGAAGGAGGCCTACGATAATCGCGTGTCCGAGCGCATTCATGCCTGGACAGCCGGCCTAACAGAAACCGAAACGGTTCCTAGTCTAGAGGCCTAG
- a CDS encoding photosystem II reaction center protein K — protein sequence METLLLFAKLPEAYQIFDPLVDVLPIIPLFFLALAFVWQAAVGFK from the coding sequence ATGGAAACCCTATTATTATTCGCCAAATTACCAGAAGCCTATCAAATCTTTGACCCCCTTGTGGATGTGTTACCGATCATCCCTCTGTTCTTCTTAGCCCTCGCCTTTGTTTGGCAAGCCGCCGTTGGTTTTAAATAA
- the ctpB gene encoding carboxyl-terminal processing protease CtpB, whose product MTQPAVFSPFPQWFLTAFTAFSLSLGVSSVSAQTLSASANLPTVPPPPVPSETNLATIVPLDNSPKAVVDEVWQLVQNEFIGKNFNRSDWLAKRQELLSASYADRKDAYRTITKILKQLGDPYTRFMAPEDFSALTSQTSGEISGVGLQLVIDKRSSDLVVADALRNTPAAKAGILPGDRLIRIDGKPTALMNLEQASQAIQGDVGTEVNLQLSRQGKGVFTVTLQRVQIELDAVTYSVKQDGNLRVGYIRLDEFSSHAAEQMKAAIEALNNQNITGYILDLRGNPGGLLFASVDIARFWLDRGEIVSTIDRKGGDRHFSANGTRLTSLPLVILVNQRSASASEILTGALKENGRATIVGTETYGKGTVQSVHSLSDGSGLAVTIAHYYPPSGTDINQKGISPDIYLDLSSEQQLQLRNDPSLVGTAADPQYNRALTVLKRHQASLGEPPLMPKSVGIRP is encoded by the coding sequence ATGACCCAGCCCGCCGTCTTCTCCCCTTTCCCCCAATGGTTTTTGACCGCTTTCACTGCTTTTAGTTTGAGCCTAGGTGTTTCTAGTGTCTCTGCCCAGACCCTCAGTGCTAGCGCTAATCTGCCTACTGTTCCGCCACCACCAGTCCCTAGTGAAACTAATCTGGCCACTATTGTGCCGCTAGACAATAGCCCCAAGGCTGTAGTCGATGAGGTTTGGCAACTCGTTCAGAATGAATTTATCGGCAAAAACTTCAACCGTAGTGACTGGTTAGCCAAACGTCAGGAACTGCTAAGTGCCTCCTACGCCGACCGCAAAGACGCCTATCGCACTATCACTAAAATCCTGAAGCAGTTGGGCGACCCCTACACCCGTTTTATGGCCCCTGAAGATTTTTCGGCTCTTACCAGTCAAACTTCTGGCGAAATTTCTGGTGTGGGCCTGCAACTAGTGATTGATAAACGTAGTAGCGATCTAGTCGTTGCCGATGCCCTCCGTAACACCCCGGCGGCCAAGGCGGGTATCCTACCTGGAGACCGTTTAATTCGCATTGATGGCAAACCGACAGCTCTAATGAACTTGGAACAAGCGAGCCAAGCCATCCAGGGAGACGTGGGCACGGAAGTGAACCTACAACTCTCCCGCCAGGGCAAGGGAGTCTTTACCGTAACCCTGCAACGGGTGCAAATTGAGCTTGATGCCGTCACCTACAGCGTCAAACAGGACGGCAACCTACGGGTCGGCTATATCCGGCTAGATGAATTTAGTTCCCATGCTGCTGAACAGATGAAAGCGGCCATTGAAGCCCTGAATAACCAAAATATCACGGGTTATATTCTCGATCTGCGGGGCAATCCTGGTGGGCTTCTCTTTGCCAGCGTAGATATTGCTCGATTCTGGCTAGACCGGGGAGAAATTGTGAGTACCATCGACCGCAAAGGGGGTGACCGTCATTTTTCGGCTAACGGCACCCGTCTGACCAGTCTACCCCTAGTAATCTTAGTCAATCAGCGTTCTGCCAGTGCCAGCGAAATTCTGACTGGGGCCCTGAAGGAAAATGGCCGGGCTACCATTGTCGGAACCGAAACCTACGGTAAGGGAACGGTTCAGTCTGTTCACTCCCTGTCCGACGGTTCTGGCCTCGCTGTTACCATTGCCCACTACTACCCACCCAGTGGAACGGATATCAACCAGAAGGGCATCAGTCCGGATATTTATCTGGATTTATCCTCGGAGCAGCAACTCCAACTCCGCAATGACCCCTCCCTCGTGGGAACTGCCGCCGACCCCCAGTATAACCGGGCCCTAACCGTACTTAAGCGTCATCAGGCCAGCCTGGGAGAACCACCATTGATGCCTAAATCCGTTGGTATCCGTCCCTAG
- a CDS encoding NUDIX hydrolase — translation MNNSFPINASNNVPREVALAILYQEDRYLLQLRDNIPTILYPGHWGLFGGHLETGETPLEAVKREIWEEIRFSLVAPQYFDCYSDEQAIRHVFAAPLTCSLNDLTLLEGWDWALVTPTEIKTGCIYSPKAQGAYPLGQRHQRILLDFCKAALK, via the coding sequence ATGAACAATTCCTTCCCCATAAACGCCTCAAATAATGTTCCTCGGGAGGTGGCCTTGGCGATTCTTTACCAAGAAGACCGCTACCTATTGCAACTCCGCGATAATATTCCTACCATTCTTTACCCTGGCCATTGGGGCCTCTTTGGCGGCCATTTAGAGACCGGAGAAACACCCCTAGAAGCAGTAAAACGGGAAATTTGGGAAGAAATTCGCTTTTCCTTGGTGGCCCCCCAGTATTTCGATTGCTATAGTGACGAACAAGCAATCCGTCATGTGTTTGCGGCTCCCTTGACCTGTTCCTTAAACGATTTAACGCTCTTAGAAGGCTGGGACTGGGCCTTGGTCACCCCGACAGAGATCAAAACGGGCTGCATTTATTCTCCTAAGGCCCAGGGGGCCTATCCCCTCGGTCAACGACACCAACGAATCCTACTCGATTTTTGTAAGGCCGCATTAAAGTAG
- a CDS encoding undecaprenyl-diphosphate phosphatase — protein sequence MSSRKLNFLSAVGLTVAITLFFHQAWVAAQPLPPAVSTGLSPQIDWFQAIILGVVQGLTEFLPISSTAHLKVIPIALGWGDPGVAYTAVIQLGSIVAVIGYFWADLSQISRGMVKAIQTQQYDSLEFKLALGIGIGTLPIVIDGLLLKLFVPDFDNSPLRSLTTIALASIVMALLLALAEKVGSHRRPFKRLRWQDGLVMGLAQSLALIPGVSRSGSTLTAGLFINLERAAAARFSFLLGIPAIVLAGLVELRDVLKTGISSEVLFPLVIGVISATIFSYLAIAWLIQFLQKRSTWVFVWYRLVFGVVILLFVGFNRAPA from the coding sequence ATGTCTTCTCGTAAGCTTAATTTTTTGAGTGCCGTTGGCCTCACCGTGGCTATCACACTTTTTTTTCACCAAGCCTGGGTTGCCGCCCAACCCTTGCCTCCCGCCGTCTCTACGGGCCTTTCTCCCCAGATAGATTGGTTCCAGGCCATTATTTTAGGAGTCGTACAGGGCCTAACGGAATTTCTTCCCATCAGTAGCACCGCTCACCTGAAGGTCATTCCTATTGCTCTCGGTTGGGGAGATCCTGGTGTAGCTTATACCGCTGTCATTCAGTTGGGAAGTATTGTGGCGGTTATCGGTTACTTCTGGGCCGATTTAAGCCAAATTAGTCGGGGTATGGTGAAAGCAATCCAAACTCAGCAATACGATTCCCTCGAATTTAAGCTGGCCCTCGGCATTGGTATCGGCACTCTCCCCATTGTCATTGACGGTCTACTACTGAAGCTTTTTGTACCGGATTTTGATAACTCCCCCCTACGGAGTTTAACCACTATTGCGTTGGCTTCGATTGTCATGGCTTTATTATTGGCCCTGGCTGAAAAAGTCGGTTCCCATCGTCGTCCCTTCAAACGATTACGCTGGCAGGATGGCCTGGTCATGGGTTTGGCCCAATCGTTAGCCCTAATTCCTGGGGTCTCCCGCTCTGGCTCTACCCTAACAGCGGGTCTGTTTATTAATCTAGAACGGGCCGCGGCCGCCCGTTTTTCTTTTCTGCTAGGGATTCCAGCTATCGTGCTCGCAGGGCTGGTGGAATTACGAGACGTGCTGAAAACTGGAATTTCCAGTGAAGTTCTTTTCCCCTTGGTGATTGGGGTGATTTCCGCCACGATCTTTTCCTATCTGGCCATTGCCTGGTTAATTCAGTTCTTGCAAAAACGAAGTACTTGGGTGTTCGTTTGGTATCGTCTCGTCTTTGGTGTCGTCATTCTCTTGTTTGTTGGTTTTAATCGTGCTCCGGCCTAA
- a CDS encoding beta-ketoacyl-ACP synthase III: MTSVGAGVRVIGSGAATAPQCLTNEDLSQMVDTSDEWIWTRTGIGQRQLCTEETSLAMLAAEAGRQALSAAQLDPQALDLIILATSTPDDLFGSAGQVQQLLGAERAVAFDLTAACSGFVFALTTAAQFIRTGAYRNILVIGADVLSRWVDWSDRSTCVLFGDGAGAVLLQASDETDNLLAFDLYTNGSLNSCLNLPYQGQPKTLIADKQVTQGNYQPISMNGREVYRFAVARVPEVIEKVLFQAQCQTSDIDWLILHQANQRIMDAVGERLKIPAERILSNLAHYGNTSAASIPLALDEAVRQGKIKPGDLLALSGFGAGLSWGAALLRWG; encoded by the coding sequence TTGACTAGCGTGGGAGCCGGGGTGAGGGTCATAGGCAGTGGAGCAGCCACGGCCCCCCAATGCTTGACCAATGAAGATCTAAGCCAGATGGTCGATACCTCCGATGAATGGATCTGGACAAGAACGGGCATCGGTCAACGCCAGCTTTGTACGGAGGAAACCTCCTTGGCGATGCTAGCGGCCGAAGCAGGACGACAGGCCCTGTCGGCTGCTCAGCTAGATCCCCAGGCCTTGGATCTAATTATTCTAGCCACTTCAACACCAGATGATTTGTTTGGTAGTGCAGGCCAGGTTCAACAACTGCTGGGGGCTGAGCGAGCCGTTGCTTTTGATTTAACCGCTGCCTGTTCTGGTTTTGTCTTTGCCTTGACGACAGCGGCCCAGTTTATTCGCACAGGGGCCTATCGAAATATCCTAGTGATTGGCGCGGATGTTCTATCTCGTTGGGTAGACTGGTCAGATCGCAGTACCTGTGTTTTGTTTGGGGATGGGGCCGGTGCGGTACTTCTCCAGGCCAGCGACGAAACCGATAATCTCTTGGCCTTTGATCTCTATACCAATGGTTCTCTGAATAGTTGCCTTAATCTGCCCTATCAGGGCCAGCCAAAAACCCTGATCGCGGATAAACAGGTGACCCAGGGTAATTATCAACCCATTTCGATGAATGGCCGCGAGGTCTATCGTTTTGCGGTGGCCCGGGTTCCCGAAGTAATCGAAAAGGTATTATTTCAGGCCCAATGCCAGACCAGTGACATCGATTGGCTCATTTTGCACCAGGCCAACCAACGTATTATGGACGCGGTTGGGGAACGCTTAAAAATTCCTGCCGAGCGTATTCTGAGTAACTTAGCCCACTACGGCAATACCTCCGCCGCCTCCATTCCCCTGGCCCTGGATGAAGCGGTGCGTCAAGGTAAAATTAAACCTGGAGACCTACTGGCTCTGTCAGGTTTTGGGGCCGGCCTGAGCTGGGGAGCGGCCCTCCTACGTTGGGGTTGA
- a CDS encoding prepilin peptidase, translating to MASLLDYVAFALVLALGCAIGSFLNVVVYRLPAGLSLLYPPSRCPRCLHRLGKTENVPVLGWLWLRGQCRWCRTAISPRYPLVEALTGGLFMLIFGYFGWTWQTPGYWLLTSFLIVLTLIDWDTMTLPSVLTKSGLVLGIVFQTSWGWFQGQGLEGFWQAILGALVGLWLFDGIRLGGTLCLNQEAMGDGDPKLAAMLGAWLGWPLLLVASFLACVSGALAGGLGMASGWLKWRQGFPFGPFLALGGLGSLLWGAQLLQLYRQVFLLPL from the coding sequence ATGGCATCATTACTAGACTACGTTGCCTTTGCCTTGGTGCTTGCCTTGGGTTGTGCCATTGGCAGTTTTTTAAACGTAGTGGTTTATCGTTTACCAGCCGGTCTTTCCCTACTCTATCCCCCCTCCCGTTGTCCCCGTTGCCTCCATCGCTTAGGTAAAACCGAAAATGTCCCTGTCCTGGGGTGGCTCTGGCTTCGAGGACAGTGTCGTTGGTGTCGGACGGCAATTTCCCCCCGCTATCCTCTGGTAGAAGCTCTGACGGGAGGCCTTTTTATGCTGATTTTTGGGTATTTTGGCTGGACTTGGCAAACCCCTGGCTACTGGCTCTTAACCAGTTTCCTGATTGTATTGACGCTAATCGATTGGGATACGATGACCCTACCCAGTGTATTAACGAAGTCGGGACTCGTGCTGGGTATTGTCTTTCAGACTAGTTGGGGCTGGTTCCAGGGCCAAGGCTTAGAGGGCTTCTGGCAGGCAATCCTTGGTGCCCTTGTCGGTTTATGGCTGTTTGATGGCATTCGTCTGGGGGGGACGCTATGCCTCAACCAGGAGGCGATGGGAGATGGCGACCCAAAACTTGCCGCGATGCTGGGGGCCTGGCTGGGTTGGCCCCTCCTGCTGGTCGCCAGTTTTTTGGCCTGTGTTTCGGGGGCCCTGGCCGGTGGTCTGGGGATGGCCAGTGGCTGGCTGAAGTGGCGCCAAGGTTTTCCCTTCGGCCCCTTTTTAGCCTTGGGGGGTCTGGGCAGTTTACTCTGGGGAGCACAACTGCTACAGCTATATCGCCAGGTTTTTCTACTACCCCTATGA